A region of Thioalbus denitrificans DNA encodes the following proteins:
- a CDS encoding DUF4845 domain-containing protein — protein MGTRFSQRGMTAIGWLIILGLVAFFALLVLRLTPVYLEHYKVTSALQSLHEEPFITRKTNHEVMNLFIRRISIDDVDRVREGNVKIENRQGKLTIRVTYEVRIPMVANIDAVVSFDDSEEFVAQ, from the coding sequence ATGGGAACACGCTTCAGCCAGAGAGGAATGACCGCCATCGGGTGGCTGATCATCCTGGGGCTAGTCGCTTTCTTCGCGTTGCTGGTACTGCGTCTGACACCGGTCTACCTGGAGCACTACAAGGTCACGAGCGCACTGCAGTCGCTGCACGAGGAGCCCTTCATCACCCGCAAGACCAATCACGAGGTCATGAACCTGTTCATTCGCCGGATCAGTATCGATGATGTTGATCGGGTGCGGGAAGGGAACGTCAAGATTGAAAACCGGCAGGGCAAACTCACCATCCGGGTGACCTACGAGGTTCGCATTCCCATGGTCGCCAATATTGATGCGGTGGTCAGCTTCGACGACAGCGAGGAATTCGTGGCTCAGTGA
- the era gene encoding GTPase Era — protein MSEPEARRSGFVALVGRPNVGKSTLLNRLLGQKISITSPKPQTTRHRILGIKTEGAVQTVYVDTPGVHQGGKRAINRYMNRAALSTLAEVDVIVMLVDGLRWTDEDAQLLKRVMEAGRPVILAVNKVDRIADKTRLLPHLQALAAKAGFLDIVPLSAYSGDNLDVLEKIIASQLPEGDWLFDADQLTDRSERFLAAEIVREKLMRSLGDEVPYALAVELEEFREEEGRRSISAVIWVERSGQKAIVIGKGGEQLKEVGRQARHDMEKLFDAHVFLRLWVKVREGWSDDERSLASLGYQND, from the coding sequence ATGAGTGAACCGGAAGCCCGCCGCAGCGGTTTCGTCGCCCTTGTCGGGCGTCCCAATGTGGGCAAATCGACCCTGCTCAACCGGCTCCTCGGGCAGAAGATCAGCATCACTTCGCCGAAGCCCCAGACCACCCGCCACCGGATTCTCGGGATCAAGACGGAAGGTGCGGTGCAGACGGTGTACGTGGATACGCCGGGTGTCCACCAGGGCGGAAAACGCGCCATCAACCGCTACATGAACCGCGCCGCGCTGAGCACCCTGGCGGAGGTGGACGTGATCGTGATGCTGGTGGACGGCCTGCGCTGGACCGACGAGGACGCCCAGCTCCTGAAGCGCGTCATGGAGGCGGGGCGGCCGGTGATCCTGGCGGTGAACAAGGTGGACCGCATCGCGGACAAGACCCGGCTGCTGCCCCACCTGCAGGCGTTGGCCGCCAAGGCCGGGTTCCTCGATATCGTCCCCCTGTCGGCCTACTCCGGCGACAATCTCGATGTCCTGGAGAAAATCATCGCGAGCCAGTTGCCCGAGGGGGACTGGCTGTTCGATGCCGACCAGCTCACCGACCGCAGCGAACGGTTCCTCGCGGCCGAAATCGTCCGGGAAAAGCTCATGCGCAGCCTGGGGGATGAAGTGCCCTACGCGCTGGCGGTGGAGCTCGAGGAGTTCCGCGAGGAGGAGGGCCGGCGCAGCATCAGTGCCGTCATCTGGGTCGAACGCTCCGGGCAGAAGGCCATCGTCATCGGCAAGGGCGGGGAACAGCTCAAGGAAGTGGGCCGCCAGGCCCGTCACGACATGGAGAAGCTGTTCGACGCCCATGTCTTCCTGCGCCTGTGGGTGAAAGTCCGTGAAGGCTGGTCCGATGACGAACGGAGCCTGGCCAGCCTCGGATACCAGAACGACTGA
- the pdxJ gene encoding pyridoxine 5'-phosphate synthase: MTGQSRLLLGVNIDHVATLRQARGTRFPDPVQAAAEAELAGADGITVHLREDRRHIQERDVELLRQTLQTRMNLEMAVTDGMLAIAERYRPEHCCLVPEKRQELTTEGGLDVAGQLPRVRDACARLAAAGIEVSLFIDPDPVQIDAAVAAGAPTVEIHTGRYADAADAPGRATERERVAAAVRHAAAAGLVVNAGHGLNYLNVHPIAAMPQLNELNIGHAIIARAVITGLREAVAEMRRLMDAAR, translated from the coding sequence GTGACTGGGCAGAGCCGTCTTCTGCTTGGCGTGAACATCGATCATGTCGCCACCCTGCGCCAGGCCCGGGGAACCCGCTTTCCCGATCCCGTCCAGGCGGCCGCCGAGGCCGAGCTGGCGGGTGCGGACGGCATCACCGTGCACCTGCGCGAAGATCGCCGGCATATCCAGGAACGGGACGTGGAGCTGCTGCGGCAGACCCTGCAGACCCGGATGAACCTGGAAATGGCGGTCACCGACGGGATGCTGGCGATTGCCGAGCGCTACCGCCCGGAACACTGTTGCCTGGTGCCGGAGAAACGCCAGGAACTGACCACCGAGGGCGGACTGGACGTGGCGGGACAGCTTCCCCGGGTGCGCGATGCCTGCGCGCGCCTGGCGGCGGCGGGGATCGAGGTCTCCCTGTTCATCGATCCCGATCCCGTCCAGATCGATGCCGCGGTGGCCGCCGGCGCACCCACTGTCGAGATTCATACCGGGCGTTACGCCGATGCCGCCGATGCGCCCGGCCGCGCAACGGAACGGGAGCGCGTGGCCGCGGCGGTGCGCCACGCCGCTGCGGCGGGGCTGGTCGTGAATGCGGGCCATGGCCTCAACTACCTGAATGTCCACCCCATTGCGGCCATGCCCCAGCTCAACGAGCTCAACATAGGTCACGCCATCATCGCCCGGGCGGTCATCACGGGGCTGCGCGAAGCGGTCGCGGAGATGCGCCGGCTCATGGACGCGGCGCGGTGA
- a CDS encoding response regulator — protein sequence MKNWGIRHKVLLLALVPTLVLSLLLSAYFISIRIYDLEEGMLETGRMLVQQLAPAAEYGVFSGNGEILQGLVNAILEEQDVRAAAIYDSDLQLLVRAGPEFAPHDRPLVDTRSGVVMSEARNGRSIIFHAPIVIGNVMVADFPDQMADPGTRSTTGTRLLGTVAVEVSRTGTLLKKYQAIINGAILLAGVLAISAVVALRIGRSVSDPILALTRAVDRIRSGDLDTRVPPEGGGELNTLASGVNAMAESLGSARSEMQENIDQATADLRETLETIEIQNIELDIARKRAEDANRVKSEFLANMSHEIRTPMNGIIGYTELLQKTRLNGVQSEYVATIEKSASDLLNIVNDILDFSKIEAGKLSLQVSDFPLRDAVEDVVYMLAPGARQKGLELISLFYSDVPDRVRTDSTRLKQILINLVGNAIKFTNRGSVAVRVMLEEENEENSTLRISIADTGIGMDREQLAQLFKPFQQADGSPRRLFGGTGLGLIISKKLVEQLGGSISVESELGRGSTFTFTFTCATGPAVRNLHADGLADRRALICEPHPLVRTALRHLLTGWRMQVTEIDDRDRLAEHLDTARAQGRPIELVLIGTAAGDTCNSDVEALLGTLCRDGGAPVVLLPNASPHQLVCRERLKALGTAAILPKPVSQQRLRRELVAILLGRADSPVAASPGALDNDSSAPGSTPSVLVVDDNAANLKLATIMLEELGLRVSQACDGVEALEVLRGQDFDAVLMDIQMPHLDGVSATRELRAMEKEGLRTPVIALTAHAMAGEAEKLLAAGLDDYLSKPFNSRQLAEKLKCWLTLPGARDTGPETGPVPGPAPESGMSVIDHELGVRLANGNRELADEILQQLVGELGEKVEAIAQAHASGELSRMRELVHRVHGGTCFTGVPQLKASAERLERALLAKDDDAAIAFAHTAFRAAAHAVLAAAGESVATLREQRSK from the coding sequence ATGAAGAACTGGGGCATCCGCCACAAGGTGCTGCTGCTGGCGCTGGTCCCGACGCTGGTGCTCTCGTTGCTCCTGAGCGCCTATTTCATCTCCATCCGCATCTATGATCTCGAGGAGGGTATGCTCGAGACCGGGCGGATGCTGGTCCAGCAGCTCGCCCCCGCCGCGGAGTACGGTGTCTTCTCGGGCAACGGGGAGATTCTCCAGGGCCTGGTGAACGCGATTCTGGAAGAGCAGGATGTCCGTGCCGCGGCCATCTACGACTCCGACCTCCAGCTGCTGGTCCGTGCCGGACCGGAATTCGCACCCCATGATCGCCCGCTCGTGGACACCCGCAGCGGCGTGGTCATGTCCGAGGCGCGCAACGGCCGTTCGATCATATTCCATGCCCCCATCGTGATCGGCAACGTCATGGTTGCCGATTTTCCCGATCAAATGGCCGACCCCGGCACGCGGTCCACGACGGGAACGCGGCTGCTGGGGACCGTGGCCGTCGAGGTGTCGCGCACGGGCACGCTGCTCAAGAAATACCAGGCCATCATCAATGGCGCGATCCTGCTTGCTGGCGTACTGGCCATCAGCGCCGTCGTCGCCCTGCGCATCGGCCGCAGCGTCAGCGACCCCATCCTCGCCCTGACCCGGGCGGTCGACCGGATCCGTTCCGGCGACCTGGATACGCGTGTCCCGCCGGAGGGGGGTGGCGAGCTGAACACCCTCGCCTCCGGGGTGAACGCCATGGCCGAGTCCCTGGGCTCGGCACGCAGTGAAATGCAGGAGAACATCGACCAGGCCACCGCCGACCTGCGCGAGACGCTGGAAACCATCGAGATCCAGAACATCGAGCTGGATATCGCGCGCAAGCGCGCCGAGGACGCCAACCGGGTCAAATCCGAGTTCCTGGCCAACATGAGCCACGAAATCCGCACTCCCATGAACGGCATCATCGGCTACACGGAACTGCTGCAGAAGACCCGGCTGAACGGGGTGCAGTCCGAGTATGTGGCAACCATCGAGAAATCGGCCTCGGACCTGCTCAACATCGTCAACGACATTCTCGACTTCTCCAAGATCGAGGCGGGAAAACTCTCCCTCCAGGTGAGCGACTTCCCGCTGCGCGATGCGGTGGAGGACGTGGTGTACATGCTGGCGCCGGGTGCCCGGCAGAAGGGCCTGGAGCTGATCTCGCTGTTCTACTCGGATGTCCCCGACCGCGTTCGGACCGATTCCACGCGGCTGAAGCAGATCCTGATCAACCTGGTGGGCAATGCCATCAAGTTCACCAACCGCGGCAGCGTCGCCGTGCGCGTCATGCTGGAGGAGGAGAACGAGGAGAACTCAACCCTGCGCATCAGCATTGCCGACACGGGCATCGGCATGGATCGGGAACAGCTGGCGCAGCTGTTCAAGCCGTTCCAGCAGGCGGACGGCTCGCCCAGGCGCCTGTTCGGCGGCACCGGTCTGGGACTCATCATCTCCAAGAAGCTGGTGGAACAGCTCGGGGGTTCCATCAGCGTGGAGAGTGAACTCGGCCGTGGTTCGACCTTCACCTTCACTTTCACCTGTGCCACGGGACCCGCGGTGCGCAACCTGCATGCCGACGGCCTCGCCGACCGCCGCGCCCTGATCTGCGAGCCCCATCCCCTCGTACGCACGGCGCTGCGGCACCTGCTCACCGGCTGGCGCATGCAGGTGACTGAAATCGATGACCGCGATCGCCTCGCAGAGCACCTGGACACCGCCCGCGCCCAGGGACGCCCCATCGAGCTGGTGCTGATCGGCACGGCCGCGGGCGACACCTGCAACAGCGATGTGGAGGCACTGCTCGGCACCCTGTGCCGGGACGGTGGCGCGCCGGTCGTACTGCTGCCCAACGCCAGCCCGCACCAGCTGGTGTGCAGGGAACGCCTCAAGGCGCTGGGGACCGCCGCAATACTGCCAAAGCCGGTTTCGCAGCAGCGGTTGCGCAGGGAGCTGGTCGCCATCCTGCTGGGCCGGGCTGACAGCCCGGTTGCCGCCAGCCCGGGCGCCCTGGACAACGACTCCTCCGCTCCCGGAAGCACGCCCTCCGTGCTGGTGGTCGACGACAATGCCGCGAACCTCAAGCTCGCCACCATCATGCTCGAGGAACTCGGGTTGCGGGTAAGCCAGGCCTGCGATGGCGTCGAGGCGCTCGAAGTGCTGCGCGGGCAGGATTTCGACGCCGTGCTGATGGACATCCAGATGCCGCACCTGGATGGGGTGAGCGCCACCCGCGAATTGCGCGCCATGGAAAAGGAGGGTCTACGCACCCCGGTCATCGCGCTCACCGCCCACGCCATGGCCGGTGAGGCGGAGAAACTTCTGGCCGCGGGCCTGGACGACTACCTTTCCAAGCCCTTCAACTCCCGTCAACTCGCGGAGAAACTGAAGTGCTGGCTGACATTGCCGGGCGCCAGGGACACCGGTCCCGAAACGGGTCCGGTTCCCGGTCCGGCTCCGGAGTCCGGTATGTCGGTCATCGACCATGAGCTCGGGGTTCGTCTGGCCAACGGCAACCGGGAACTGGCCGACGAGATATTGCAGCAGCTCGTCGGGGAACTGGGGGAGAAGGTCGAGGCCATCGCCCAGGCCCACGCGAGTGGGGAACTGTCACGGATGCGGGAACTGGTCCACCGAGTCCATGGCGGTACCTGCTTCACCGGCGTTCCCCAGCTGAAGGCATCCGCCGAGCGCCTCGAGCGGGCGCTGCTGGCAAAGGACGACGACGCGGCAATCGCTTTCGCCCATACCGCTTTCCGCGCTGCCGCCCACGCGGTTCTCGCGGCAGCCGGCGAGAGTGTGGCGACGCTCAGGGAGCAGCGGTCAAAATGA
- the lepB gene encoding signal peptidase I, which translates to MSLDFPTLLVLATFLTGGIWALDALLWAPKRRSLATEEGGTAAAEPAREPVVVEYARSFFPVVLAVLVLRSFVVEPFRIPSGSMMPTLLVGDFILVNKFAYGIRLPVLNSKVLEVGEPERGDVVVFRYPQDPGVDYIKRVVGVPGDRVAYYNKTVYINGQPAGQDSLGIYQGEGAGAVMTGAEERMELLDGVSHHILVRNGQPSVEGEFVVPAGQYFVMGDNRDNSNDSRYWGTVPEENLVGKAFLIWMNYDGEAGGVSWSRIGSGID; encoded by the coding sequence ATGAGCCTTGATTTCCCAACGCTGCTCGTGCTCGCCACCTTCCTGACCGGTGGAATATGGGCCCTGGACGCCCTGTTGTGGGCGCCGAAACGCCGCTCCCTGGCCACGGAGGAGGGCGGTACGGCCGCCGCAGAGCCAGCCCGTGAGCCGGTGGTGGTCGAATACGCGCGCTCCTTCTTCCCGGTCGTGCTCGCCGTTCTGGTGCTGCGGTCCTTCGTGGTGGAGCCGTTCCGGATTCCTTCCGGCTCGATGATGCCCACCCTGCTCGTGGGCGACTTCATCCTGGTGAACAAGTTCGCCTACGGCATCCGGCTGCCGGTCCTCAACAGCAAGGTGCTGGAGGTGGGCGAGCCAGAACGGGGTGACGTGGTGGTCTTCCGCTATCCCCAGGATCCGGGCGTCGACTACATCAAGCGGGTGGTCGGTGTGCCCGGGGATCGGGTCGCCTACTACAACAAGACTGTCTATATCAACGGCCAGCCCGCCGGGCAGGATTCCCTCGGGATCTACCAGGGGGAGGGGGCGGGAGCCGTGATGACCGGCGCCGAGGAGCGCATGGAACTGCTCGACGGGGTATCCCACCATATCCTCGTGCGCAACGGTCAGCCTTCCGTCGAGGGCGAGTTCGTGGTCCCGGCCGGCCAGTACTTCGTGATGGGGGACAACCGCGACAACAGCAATGACAGCCGTTACTGGGGAACGGTTCCCGAAGAGAACCTGGTGGGCAAGGCATTCCTGATCTGGATGAACTACGACGGCGAGGCCGGGGGCGTTTCCTGGTCCCGCATCGGGTCCGGCATCGATTGA
- the rnc gene encoding ribonuclease III, with the protein MTRPPIDPLFRHLGHRFHQTELLECALTHRSFRKDNNERLEFLGDAILSFVMAEELYRRFPQAKEGELSRLRASLVKGETLAVLAREFGLGDYLLLGSGELKSGGYRRESILADALEAVIGAIYLDAGMECCRGCVLEWYAERLDALSPQGTLKDPKTRLQEYLQAHRLALPTYLVDSVEGEAHAQVFRVECRIEGLDMTTRGTGSSRRRAEQEAARIALRNITNE; encoded by the coding sequence GTGACAAGACCACCGATCGATCCACTGTTCCGCCACCTGGGCCACAGATTTCACCAAACCGAACTCCTCGAGTGCGCGCTGACGCATCGGAGTTTCCGCAAGGACAACAACGAGCGGCTGGAGTTTCTCGGCGACGCCATTCTCAGCTTCGTCATGGCCGAGGAACTCTATCGCCGGTTTCCGCAGGCGAAAGAGGGTGAGCTGAGCCGGTTGCGCGCCAGCCTGGTCAAGGGTGAGACCCTGGCTGTCCTGGCCCGGGAGTTCGGGCTGGGGGACTACCTGCTGCTCGGCTCCGGAGAGCTGAAAAGCGGTGGTTACCGCCGCGAATCGATCCTGGCCGACGCGCTGGAAGCCGTCATCGGCGCAATCTATCTCGACGCCGGCATGGAGTGCTGTCGCGGATGCGTGCTGGAATGGTACGCCGAACGCCTGGATGCCCTGTCGCCGCAGGGGACTCTGAAGGATCCCAAGACCCGCCTGCAGGAGTATCTGCAGGCTCACCGTCTCGCCCTGCCGACCTACCTCGTCGATTCCGTCGAGGGAGAGGCGCACGCCCAGGTCTTTCGGGTGGAGTGCCGGATCGAGGGCCTGGACATGACCACGCGCGGTACGGGCAGCAGCCGGCGACGCGCCGAGCAGGAAGCTGCCCGCATCGCTCTCAGGAATATCACCAATGAGTGA
- a CDS encoding DegQ family serine endoprotease, with protein sequence MPLSRGTALCTALLIWLLAGAGIAQARELPDFTWMVERYGPAVVNISTTQKVSGSPHLPPELNLPDLPEDSPLRDFLRRFFGEDGEGGDEGTFNSKSLGSGFVISRDGYLLTNYHVIRDADEIIVRLSDRRELIAELIGSDERSDLALLKVDADDLPVVDVGSSEDLKVGEWVLAIGSPFGFDHSVTAGIVSAKGRSLPNENYVPFIQTDVAINPGNSGGPLFNLDGEVVGINSQIYSRTGGFMGLSFAIPIDMAMQVVDQLKTQGYVSRGWLGVLIQNVTRDLAESFGMDQPRGALVAQVMPDSPAAKAGIQVGDVIVEFDGHVVDKSSELPPLVGATKVGNSVPVKLIRAGKQRNLKIEIGELPEEESIAAGGGKPEPSPIEDSRFGLTVADLSDEQREALGVEQGGVMVESVKPGAARAAGIRQGDLILRLNNQDVESAEQFRELIKSLPGGKSAALLVQRDGSPLFLALRVPAG encoded by the coding sequence ATTCCCCTATCCCGTGGTACGGCCCTGTGCACGGCCCTGCTGATCTGGTTGCTGGCCGGTGCCGGGATTGCCCAGGCCCGGGAGCTGCCCGATTTCACCTGGATGGTCGAGCGTTACGGCCCGGCGGTGGTGAACATCAGCACGACACAGAAGGTGAGCGGATCGCCGCACCTGCCTCCGGAGCTCAACCTGCCCGATCTGCCCGAGGACTCCCCCCTGCGGGATTTCCTGCGCCGCTTCTTCGGCGAGGACGGGGAAGGGGGTGATGAAGGGACCTTCAACTCCAAGTCCCTGGGCTCCGGGTTCGTCATCTCCCGGGACGGCTATCTGCTGACCAACTATCACGTCATCCGGGACGCCGACGAGATCATCGTGCGTCTCAGCGATCGCCGGGAACTGATCGCCGAGCTGATCGGCAGCGACGAGCGCAGCGACCTCGCCCTGCTCAAGGTGGATGCCGATGATCTGCCTGTGGTCGACGTGGGCAGTTCCGAGGATCTGAAGGTCGGCGAATGGGTGCTCGCCATCGGTTCGCCGTTCGGCTTCGATCATTCGGTCACCGCCGGCATCGTGAGCGCCAAGGGACGCAGCCTGCCGAACGAGAACTACGTGCCCTTCATCCAGACGGACGTGGCCATCAATCCGGGCAACTCCGGTGGCCCCCTGTTCAACCTGGACGGCGAGGTGGTCGGGATCAACTCCCAGATCTACAGCCGCACGGGCGGTTTCATGGGGCTGTCCTTCGCCATTCCCATCGACATGGCCATGCAGGTGGTGGACCAGCTGAAGACCCAGGGCTACGTCTCGCGCGGCTGGCTCGGCGTCCTGATCCAGAATGTGACCCGGGACCTGGCCGAGTCTTTCGGCATGGATCAACCCCGCGGCGCCCTGGTGGCCCAGGTGATGCCGGACAGCCCGGCGGCCAAGGCCGGAATCCAGGTGGGTGATGTGATTGTCGAGTTCGACGGCCATGTCGTGGACAAGTCCTCCGAACTGCCGCCGCTGGTGGGCGCCACGAAGGTGGGCAACTCGGTGCCGGTCAAGCTGATACGGGCCGGCAAGCAGCGGAATCTCAAGATCGAGATTGGCGAGCTTCCCGAGGAGGAGTCCATTGCCGCGGGTGGCGGAAAACCCGAACCCTCGCCCATCGAGGACAGCCGGTTCGGCTTGACGGTCGCCGATCTCAGTGACGAGCAGCGGGAGGCCCTGGGGGTCGAGCAGGGCGGTGTCATGGTGGAATCGGTCAAGCCCGGCGCGGCCCGCGCGGCCGGCATCCGCCAGGGTGACCTGATCCTGCGCCTGAACAACCAGGACGTGGAGAGTGCCGAGCAGTTCCGTGAGCTGATCAAATCTCTGCCCGGGGGAAAATCGGCCGCGCTCCTGGTGCAGCGGGATGGGAGTCCCCTGTTCCTGGCCCTGCGTGTTCCGGCGGGGTGA
- the acpS gene encoding holo-ACP synthase has translation MSIAGIGTDLVEVARLARGLQRFGERYSSRILAGAEHEEFRRAADPGRFLAKRFAAKEAFAKALGTGFRDGISLRQLAVVHDEMGRPGIQCSGAALERLRAMRARDCHLSISDDGAYALAFVILTAAP, from the coding sequence ATGAGCATTGCGGGTATCGGGACCGACCTGGTGGAAGTGGCGCGACTGGCGCGGGGCCTGCAGCGCTTCGGCGAGCGCTACAGCAGCCGTATCCTGGCCGGCGCGGAACACGAGGAGTTCCGTCGTGCAGCGGATCCCGGACGGTTCCTGGCCAAGCGCTTTGCCGCCAAGGAGGCGTTTGCCAAGGCGCTGGGTACCGGCTTCCGCGACGGCATCAGCCTGCGCCAGCTGGCGGTGGTCCACGACGAGATGGGGCGGCCGGGCATCCAGTGCAGCGGAGCGGCCCTGGAGCGGCTGCGGGCGATGCGGGCCCGGGACTGCCACCTCAGCATTTCCGATGACGGTGCCTACGCGCTCGCGTTCGTCATTTTGACCGCTGCTCCCTGA
- the recO gene encoding DNA repair protein RecO, translating into MSERVSLQPAYVLHQRAYRETSRLLEVLTRDYGRIGIVARGARRPGSRVRPLLQPFVPLLLSWSAPGELATLTGAESAGRALHLQGDALVCGFYLNELLLRLLTRHDPAPELFSAYHDALGRLQTHGCDPTILRRFEKRLLDVLGYGLQLHEDARGEALSADGHYHYEPERGAIPAGADRDTPTGGITILGRCLQALAADTPLDETCQKQAQRLLASILAPHLGPRPLKSRDLLIRTRRRRTTE; encoded by the coding sequence ATGTCCGAGCGGGTAAGCCTGCAGCCCGCCTACGTGCTGCATCAACGTGCCTATCGCGAAACCAGCCGGCTGCTCGAGGTGCTGACCCGCGATTACGGACGCATCGGCATCGTGGCCCGTGGCGCCCGTCGCCCCGGCTCGCGGGTACGCCCCTTGCTGCAGCCATTCGTACCGCTGCTCCTGTCCTGGTCGGCGCCCGGAGAGCTGGCGACTCTCACCGGCGCCGAATCGGCGGGAAGGGCGCTGCACCTGCAGGGGGATGCCCTGGTCTGCGGGTTCTACCTCAACGAGCTGCTGCTGCGCCTGCTGACGCGGCACGATCCGGCTCCCGAGCTGTTCTCCGCCTACCATGACGCCCTCGGCAGGTTGCAAACCCATGGCTGCGACCCGACAATACTGCGTCGGTTCGAGAAACGGCTCCTCGATGTCCTGGGTTACGGCCTGCAGCTGCACGAGGATGCCCGGGGCGAGGCCCTGTCGGCCGACGGGCACTACCACTATGAACCGGAACGGGGAGCGATCCCGGCCGGTGCGGATCGCGACACTCCGACGGGCGGAATAACCATCCTGGGCCGCTGTCTGCAGGCCCTGGCCGCGGACACGCCGCTTGACGAGACCTGCCAGAAGCAGGCCCAGCGCCTCCTGGCCTCGATCCTTGCCCCCCACCTGGGTCCGCGGCCCCTGAAAAGCCGGGACCTGCTGATCCGGACCCGCAGAAGGAGGACCACCGAGTGA
- the lepA gene encoding translation elongation factor 4: MSALSHIRNFSIIAHIDHGKSTLADRLIQNCGGLADREMSAQVLDSMDLERERGITIKAQSVSLRYQARDGRNYLLNFIDTPGHVDFSYEVSRSLAACEGALLVVDAAQGVEAQTVANCYTAFEQGLEVLPVLNKIDLPQAEPERVIQEIEEIVGIEADNASRVSAKTGLGVDELLERIVADIPPPQGDPEGTLRALIIDSWFDNYLGVVSLVRVMDGTLRPGEKIRVMSTGRDHLLDQVGIFTPKRTRTEALRAGEVGFVVAGIKDINGAPVGDTLTHANRPADKQLPGFQKVRPQVFAGLFPVDSDDYEDFRDALAKLSLNDAALFYEPETSTALGFGFRCGFLGMLHMEIIQERLEREYEIDLITTAPTVVFEVLTTADEVISVDNPATLPEPGRIREIREPIVEAHILVPQEHVGNVIGLCVEKRGAQKRMQYLGNQVTLTYELPMNEVVLDFFDRLKSVSRGYASLEYSFKRFQAADLVKLDILINAERVDALSLIVHRDKAYNRGRDLVEKMKEIIPQQMFEVAIQAAIGNHVIARSTVKALRKNVLAKCYGGDVSRKRKLLEKQKAGKRRMKQLGKVEIPQEAFLAILQVEKK, translated from the coding sequence GTGAGTGCACTGAGCCACATTCGCAACTTCTCGATCATCGCGCATATCGATCACGGCAAATCCACCCTGGCCGACCGTCTGATCCAGAACTGCGGCGGCCTGGCCGATCGCGAGATGTCCGCGCAGGTGCTCGACTCCATGGACCTGGAGCGGGAGCGCGGCATCACCATCAAGGCCCAGAGCGTCTCCCTGCGCTACCAGGCGCGGGACGGGCGGAACTACCTGCTCAACTTCATCGACACCCCCGGCCATGTGGACTTCTCCTACGAGGTCTCCCGTTCACTGGCCGCCTGCGAGGGGGCGCTGCTGGTGGTGGACGCCGCCCAGGGAGTGGAGGCCCAGACGGTCGCCAACTGCTACACCGCTTTCGAGCAGGGGCTCGAGGTCCTGCCGGTGCTGAACAAGATCGACCTGCCCCAGGCGGAGCCCGAGCGGGTCATCCAGGAGATCGAGGAGATCGTGGGTATCGAGGCGGACAACGCCTCCCGGGTCAGCGCCAAGACCGGTCTCGGGGTCGATGAGCTGCTCGAACGCATCGTCGCCGACATCCCGCCGCCTCAGGGGGATCCGGAGGGTACCCTGCGCGCCCTCATCATCGATTCCTGGTTCGACAACTATCTCGGCGTGGTGTCGCTGGTCCGGGTCATGGACGGCACCCTGCGGCCCGGCGAGAAGATCCGCGTCATGTCCACCGGGCGGGATCACCTGCTCGACCAGGTGGGCATCTTCACTCCCAAGCGGACCCGTACCGAGGCCCTGCGCGCCGGTGAGGTGGGCTTCGTCGTGGCCGGCATCAAGGACATCAACGGGGCGCCCGTGGGGGACACCCTGACCCATGCCAACCGCCCCGCGGACAAGCAGCTGCCGGGCTTCCAGAAGGTGCGCCCCCAGGTCTTTGCGGGGCTGTTTCCGGTGGATTCCGACGATTACGAGGATTTCCGCGACGCCCTGGCCAAGCTGAGCCTGAACGACGCGGCGCTGTTCTACGAGCCGGAGACCTCCACGGCGCTCGGCTTCGGCTTCCGCTGCGGTTTCCTGGGCATGCTCCACATGGAGATCATCCAGGAACGCCTGGAGCGGGAGTACGAAATCGACCTCATCACCACCGCCCCGACGGTGGTTTTCGAGGTGCTCACCACGGCCGATGAGGTCATCTCGGTGGACAACCCGGCGACCCTGCCGGAGCCGGGCCGCATCCGCGAGATCCGGGAACCCATCGTGGAAGCCCACATCCTGGTGCCCCAGGAGCACGTGGGCAACGTCATCGGCCTGTGCGTGGAGAAGCGCGGCGCACAGAAGCGCATGCAGTATCTCGGCAACCAGGTGACCCTCACCTACGAGTTGCCGATGAACGAAGTGGTGCTGGATTTCTTCGACCGGCTCAAGTCGGTGAGCCGCGGCTACGCCTCGCTGGAATACAGCTTCAAGCGGTTCCAGGCCGCCGACCTGGTGAAACTCGATATCCTCATCAACGCCGAGCGGGTGGACGCGCTCTCGCTCATCGTCCATCGGGACAAGGCCTATAACCGCGGGCGTGACCTGGTGGAGAAGATGAAGGAGATCATTCCCCAGCAGATGTTCGAAGTGGCCATCCAGGCGGCCATCGGCAATCACGTCATCGCCCGCAGCACGGTCAAGGCCCTGCGCAAGAACGTCCTGGCCAAGTGCTATGGCGGCGACGTTTCGCGCAAGCGCAAGCTGCTCGAAAAGCAGAAAGCGGGCAAGCGGCGCATGAAGCAACTCGGCAAAGTCGAGATCCCCCAGGAAGCCTTCCTCGCCATCCTGCAGGTAGAGAAAAAATAA